Genomic DNA from Methanofollis sp. W23:
TTCGGATCGCGCGAGGAGTGCACCGACTATATCAGGTCGATGGCGCCGGCGCATGCCTACTATTCGACGGCCTATTACTCCGATCCTGGCGCCGCGACGATGGGCGAGAAGGGATGGACCGGGGCCGACCTCATCTTCGACATCGACGCCGACCACCTGGTGAAGGGCGTGGCCTATGACGCCATGCTCGCACGGGTCAAGGAGGAGGTCGAGAAACTCCTGGCCATGCTCACCGACGAACTCGGGTTCTCCAGGAAGTCGCTCACCCTGGTCTTCTCTGGCGGGCGGGGCTATCACGTCCATGTCAGGGACCCGCGGGTCCTTGGCTGGGAGAGCCAGGAACGAAGAGAGGTCGTCGACTATCTCTGCGCCACCGGGCTTGTCCCCACCTCCCTCTTTGCCGGGGGACGAGGAGGAGGAGGAGGCTGGCAGGGCAGGGTCGCCGCGGCCCTCCGCGACTACGCCGACCACCTCCTTGCCGACGGCGAGAAGGCCGCACGCACCCATCTGCTCGGGATCGAAGGGGTGGGAGAGACTTATGCCGGACGATTCCTTGCCGCGGTCCAGTCAGAGGAGTTTGCCGCAGGCGGGATGCCAAGGAACCTTGTCTCCTCTCCGGTGCTCCACACCATCCTCTCCGAGGACGGCGGCGAACTCGTCCCCCTCCTCAAGGCCAGGGCCGCTCTCGTCGACGAACCGGTGACGACCGACATCAAACGCCTGATCAGGATGCCGACCTCCCTCCACGGCGGGAGCGGGTTGCGAGTCGTCGAAGTCCCGCTCAAGGAACTTCCCGACTTCGACCCTCTTGTCGACGCCGTCGTCTTCTCTGAGCGGGAGGTGAAGGTGGACGCCGCATTCACCCTCTCCATGCCCATCCTGGGGAACACCTACACGGTGAAGAAGGGGACCAACCTCGTCCCTGAGGCCCTGGCCGTCTTCCTCTGCTGTCGCGGGATCGCCGAGGTCGGGGGTGGGGCCAGATGATGGACCTTGACGACCTCAGGATCATCGTATGGAACGAACGGGAGAGCGGGAAACTCTCCGAGATCCCAAACGACCTCTTCAGGGCGGCGAAGGTCTCTCTCGACGAACTCTACGACGAGATCGATCATATCAGAGACCCCTTCTCCGAGGAGAGCGCCGTCCTCCAGGACAGGTTCCAGGCGATCAAGGAGACGCTCAATGCCATCATCAAGATCAGGCTCAAAAAGATCCTGAGACTCGCGGAGGCCCAGAACGAGGCCGAGTACTCAGACAAAGAAGAACTCAAACTGATGCTGCCGGCAGAGCGGGCGATGTTTGATGCGGTCTGCGGCGAGATCGCCGCATGCCGCAGCGACCTCCTGAAAGGGACAGAGAGGGAGTTCACTCTCTCTTCTGCACCTCACGAGCCCGGACCGGTCCCTCTGCCTCATGAGGAGGAAGGGCCGGCACTCGAGGTCACGCCAGAGAGCGAGACCGCGCTGGTGCTGATCAGAGAGGAGGTTCCCGAGTTCATGGGACTTGACGGCCGCACCTATGCCCTTGAGAGAGAGGATATCGTCACCCTCCCCAGGGAGAATGCGGACGTCCTCTGCGGGCGCAACATAGCCTTAAATATAAGGCTTATCAAATAATACAGGTATTCGAGAGAATAGTGCCGGGCAATCAGGGCGGGATAATGACGGGCGGTCCTTCTATGGATCCCCGATCCCCCAGATAATACGGTCGGACCCGGCACTGCCGCAAAGCCCGGGACGGGCTGCAACGACCATCGTGAGGGGCTTATTTCATGAAGATGCCAGCAAAATTTAGGGCTTACTGTCCGCACTGCAGATCACATGAGGTACACGAGGTTGAAAAGGTGAAGAAAGGTCGTGTAAACGGCCTGCACTGGATCGACCGGCAGAAAGCCCGGAGAGGCAAAGTGGGCAACATGGGCAAGTTCTCAAAGGTGCCTGGTGGCGATAAGCCGACCAAGAAGGTCAACATCAGGTACCGTTGCACCAAGTGCGGGAAAGCACACCTCCGTCCGGGTTGGAGAGCAGGCAAGTTCGAGATTGTGGAGTGAAAAAAATGGTACGTCAGCACAGAGAGAACAGGAGCAAGTTCTACAAGGTCAAGTGTCCGGACTGCGAGAACGAACAGGTGATCTTCGAGAAGGCTGCAACGGTCGTCGAGTGTGCGGTCTGCGGGCATGTGCTCGCCGAACCTACCGGTGGCCGGGCAACGATCAAGGCTGAGATCACGGCAGAACTCCAGTGAGATTGACAGATGCACGATAAAGACGAATGGCCGGAAGAGGGCGAACTCGTCGTATGCACCGTTGAAAACGTCAAAGACTTTGTAGCCTTTGTGCGTCTGGATGAATACACGAGCAAGAAAGGGCTCATTCATATCTCCGAGATCGCCACCGGCTGGGTCAAGTACATCCGCGATTACGTCAGGGAGGGACAGAAGGTCGTCTGCAAGGTGCTCAGTGTCGACCCACGCCGCGGCCACATCGACCTCTCTCTCAAGGATGTCAACGACCACCAGCGGCGCGAGAAGATCCAGGAGTGGAAGAACGAGCAGAAGGCCGAGAAGTGGATCGGGTTTGTCGCAAAAGACACTGGCACCGATCCACAAGCGATCAAAGATACGTTCTACGCTGCCTTCGGGCTGCTCTATCCGGCATTCGAGGAGATCGTGGTCAAGGGCGACGACGCCTTGAAGACCTTCGAGCTTGACTCAAAGGTCAACGAGGCCCTCAAGACCGTCGCACAGGAAAATGTAAAGATCCCGAGGGTGACGATCACCGGCACCCTCGTCCTCACCTCGACAAAGCCGGACGGCGTAAACATCATCCGCAGGGCCCTCAGGAGCGCCCAGCCAAAGGTCGATGACGACGTCGAGATCGAACTCACCTATCTCGGGGCACCGAACTACCGGGTGAAGGTCACCGCCCCTGATTACAAGAAGGCCGAGAAGGTCATTGACAAGGCATCGACCGCGGCAATTGGGGTCATGGAACGGGCAAAAGACTCCGGAAAGTTCGTACGAAAGGCAAAGAGTGCATGAGCGGTCGGATCCGATATTGTGAGCGGGACCGCCGCTACACCCTGTTTTTCCGCTGTCCAGTCTGTGGGGGGCCGACAAGGACGGCACACCCGGCCAGATACTCTCCTCAGGACCGGTACGGCGCCTACAGGAGGCTGGCAAAGCGATGGACGACATAGACATAGCGTTTCTCACCGAAGATAAGGTCAAGGCGGACGTCCTCATCGAAGGCCTGCCAGGGATCGGGCAGGTCGGCAAACTCGTCGTCGAGCACCTGATCGATGAACTCGGCGCAGAACAGATCGTGGATATTTACTCTATTTATTTCCCACCACAGGTGCTCATCGAACCTGGCGGGGTTGCGCGCCTGCCCTCCAACGAGATCTATCTCTGGAAGGGCGAAGAGATCTCGATCGCGTTTCTCATCGGGGATTTCCAGAGCACCTCAAATGAGGGGCATTATCTCCTTTCAGAAGCATATCTCGACATCGCCGAGGAACTCGGGGTAAAGCGGGTCTATACCCTGGGCGGGTTCGGGGTCGGGCACCTGGTCGAGGAGCCGCACGTGCTCGGCGCAGTGAACGACGAGAGGCTCATCGAAGAGGTGACCACGGCCGGCGGCGTGATGACCGGCGACGAACCCGGCGGGATCGTCGGGGCGGCAGGGCTCCTCCTCGGGCTCTCTGCAGAGCGCAATATGGACGGGATATGCCTGATGGGCGAGACGTCCGGGTACCTCGTCGACCCGAAAAGTGCCAGGGAGGTGCTCCTGGTCCTTGCCAGGCTCCTCGGGATCGAGGTCGATCCCACACGGCTTACCGAGCATGCCGCGGAGATGGAGAAGATCATCGCCAGGTACGAGGAGATGGAACGCGGCAAAGAGGACGAGTCTCTCAATTATATCGGGTGACCATGGCGGTCTATGCCGATCTCCATATCCACTCCCCCTTCTCGATGGCGACCTCACCCTCAATGACGCCGGCGTCTCTCTGCGAGGCGGCAGCGGTCAAGGGGATCGAGGTGCTGGGAAGCGGGGACGCCCTTCACCCAGAGTGGCGGGCGGCCTGGAAGGCATATGAAGATGAGACCGGGACGGTCGTCCTCCCGACCACCGAGGTGGAGGGGAAGGGACGGGTCCACCACCTCATCATCATGGAGGACTTCTCTCTCTTCGAGGAACTCGCCGCAGTCCTTGCCCCCCACTCCCGCGACCTTCTGACCGGGGGACGGCCGCATGTGCGCCTCGACGGCGAGACGATCGCCGCGGCGGTCCATGACCTCGGTGGTCTGGTCGGCCCAGCCCATGCCTTCACCCCCTGGACCTCGCTCTATGCGTCGCATGATTCGGTCGCCTCCTGTTATGGCGAAGAACCGATCAACTTTCTCGAACTCGGGCTCTCGGCCGACACCTCATACGGCGCCGGGATCCCTGAACTCGACGGCGTCCCCTTCCTCTCCAACTCTGACGCCCATTCAGCCCATCCGGTCAAACTGGGCCGCGAGTTCAACCGCCTCGACCTCGATACGGTCACGACGAAGGCCGCCTTCGACGCGGTGAAACAAGGGAAGGTCTCTCTCAATGCCGGGTTCTTCCCTGAGGAGGGGAAGTACAACCGCACGGCCTGCACCAGGTGCTACCGGCACTACTCCCTCGACGAGGCAGAGGCCCATGCCTGGACCTGTCCGGTCGACGGCGGGAGGATCAAGAAGGGCGTGCAGAACCGCGCCCATGAACTCGGCGGGGGCGGCGATCTCTCTGGCCGCCCCCCCTACTATCACATCATCCCGCTCGGCGAGATCATCAGGGTGGTCCTCGGCGTCTCTTCCCCCATGACCAAAAAGGTGGAGGCGCGATATGCACGCCTGACCGAGACCTTCGAGACCGAGATCGCCGTCCTTGCCGAGGTGCCCCCAGAAGAGATCGCCGGGGTCGACCCCGAGATCGGGGCGGCCATCGGCGCATTCAGGGAGGGACAGGTAAAACTCGTCCCTGGCGGCGGCGGAAAATACGGCACGTTTTCTTTTCTTTAACATAGGAGAAAGGTGGACCTGAT
This window encodes:
- a CDS encoding DNA primase small subunit PriS, translated to MKPATLEFLSQRFNWYYREHYLAMPPALQQREWGFVFFGQGQGMRMRRHLGFGSREECTDYIRSMAPAHAYYSTAYYSDPGAATMGEKGWTGADLIFDIDADHLVKGVAYDAMLARVKEEVEKLLAMLTDELGFSRKSLTLVFSGGRGYHVHVRDPRVLGWESQERREVVDYLCATGLVPTSLFAGGRGGGGGWQGRVAAALRDYADHLLADGEKAARTHLLGIEGVGETYAGRFLAAVQSEEFAAGGMPRNLVSSPVLHTILSEDGGELVPLLKARAALVDEPVTTDIKRLIRMPTSLHGGSGLRVVEVPLKELPDFDPLVDAVVFSEREVKVDAAFTLSMPILGNTYTVKKGTNLVPEALAVFLCCRGIAEVGGGAR
- a CDS encoding DNA replication complex GINS family protein, translated to MMDLDDLRIIVWNERESGKLSEIPNDLFRAAKVSLDELYDEIDHIRDPFSEESAVLQDRFQAIKETLNAIIKIRLKKILRLAEAQNEAEYSDKEELKLMLPAERAMFDAVCGEIAACRSDLLKGTEREFTLSSAPHEPGPVPLPHEEEGPALEVTPESETALVLIREEVPEFMGLDGRTYALEREDIVTLPRENADVLCGRNIALNIRLIK
- a CDS encoding 50S ribosomal protein L44e produces the protein MKMPAKFRAYCPHCRSHEVHEVEKVKKGRVNGLHWIDRQKARRGKVGNMGKFSKVPGGDKPTKKVNIRYRCTKCGKAHLRPGWRAGKFEIVE
- a CDS encoding 30S ribosomal protein S27e encodes the protein MVRQHRENRSKFYKVKCPDCENEQVIFEKAATVVECAVCGHVLAEPTGGRATIKAEITAELQ
- a CDS encoding translation initiation factor IF-2 subunit alpha → MHDKDEWPEEGELVVCTVENVKDFVAFVRLDEYTSKKGLIHISEIATGWVKYIRDYVREGQKVVCKVLSVDPRRGHIDLSLKDVNDHQRREKIQEWKNEQKAEKWIGFVAKDTGTDPQAIKDTFYAAFGLLYPAFEEIVVKGDDALKTFELDSKVNEALKTVAQENVKIPRVTITGTLVLTSTKPDGVNIIRRALRSAQPKVDDDVEIELTYLGAPNYRVKVTAPDYKKAEKVIDKASTAAIGVMERAKDSGKFVRKAKSA
- a CDS encoding RNA-protein complex protein Nop10 — encoded protein: MSGRIRYCERDRRYTLFFRCPVCGGPTRTAHPARYSPQDRYGAYRRLAKRWTT
- a CDS encoding proteasome assembly chaperone family protein — translated: MDDIDIAFLTEDKVKADVLIEGLPGIGQVGKLVVEHLIDELGAEQIVDIYSIYFPPQVLIEPGGVARLPSNEIYLWKGEEISIAFLIGDFQSTSNEGHYLLSEAYLDIAEELGVKRVYTLGGFGVGHLVEEPHVLGAVNDERLIEEVTTAGGVMTGDEPGGIVGAAGLLLGLSAERNMDGICLMGETSGYLVDPKSAREVLLVLARLLGIEVDPTRLTEHAAEMEKIIARYEEMERGKEDESLNYIG
- a CDS encoding endonuclease Q family protein, translating into MAVYADLHIHSPFSMATSPSMTPASLCEAAAVKGIEVLGSGDALHPEWRAAWKAYEDETGTVVLPTTEVEGKGRVHHLIIMEDFSLFEELAAVLAPHSRDLLTGGRPHVRLDGETIAAAVHDLGGLVGPAHAFTPWTSLYASHDSVASCYGEEPINFLELGLSADTSYGAGIPELDGVPFLSNSDAHSAHPVKLGREFNRLDLDTVTTKAAFDAVKQGKVSLNAGFFPEEGKYNRTACTRCYRHYSLDEAEAHAWTCPVDGGRIKKGVQNRAHELGGGGDLSGRPPYYHIIPLGEIIRVVLGVSSPMTKKVEARYARLTETFETEIAVLAEVPPEEIAGVDPEIGAAIGAFREGQVKLVPGGGGKYGTFSFL